Genomic segment of Perognathus longimembris pacificus isolate PPM17 chromosome 11, ASM2315922v1, whole genome shotgun sequence:
CCCTTCAAGGGCTGTAGCTACCAAGCAGCTCTACCTGGCTGGTTGGTCTTAACCCCATGTAGTGTGAGTGGGGTATATaaagtttattaaagtaggtagccaataaaggagaacgccatatGGTATTCATGCAGGAGAAAAATGtatattcctgaactgctggcctatggcaaagatgatgcatggccagagagaaggggtgacccctgcccacccctgccttttctagggcaggggcaggaaggtggctgcctctaggtatgccagttacctaagtaacATAGGTACTGGATGGAGACTTtagacaggtgggggcatctgcatggagtcctcccagggtggaccttacagggtGCGGTGTAGGCTCCTTATGTAGCCTCCATTGCTCTTCACAGGGAGTCTACAGTGGAGGATTTGGAGGATGTGTTCACCCTGCCAGTGTACTTCTCATCTGACTGGCTGAATGAGTTCTGGGACGCTCTGGATGTAGATGACTACCGATTCGTCTATGCAGGGCCCAAGGGCAGCTGGTAATGCCAAGCAGGGTCCACAGGTACCTGGTGAGGGGTGGGGTGAGAGCTGTGACTGCCCTTCGTGCATGGAGGCCTCTAGGGAACCTTCTTGAAGGCCCATCAGAAGAACCAGGGCCCACCCTGAACCTTACAAGGCACAAACCAGGAGTCCTTGCTACAGGTCGCCCTTCCATGCGGACATTTTCCGCTCCTACAGCTGGTCAGTCAACATCTGTGGGAGGAAGAAGTGGTTGTtattcccacctgggcaggaggAGCCCCTGCGTGACCTCCATGGCAGTCTGCCCTACGATGTGACCGCCCCCTCACTCCTGGATGCCCACCTGTACCCCAGGCTTCAGCACAGCAGCCCACCCCTGGAGGTCATGCAGGAGGCTGGAGAGATGGTCTTTGTACCCAGTGGGTGGCATCACCAAGTGTACAACCTGGTAAGGTGGGCACACATGGTCCTGCCCTTAGTAGACTCTTCCCTCCATCCAACCCCATCACCTAATTCCTGTCTATTTCTTCTAAGAAAGGGGGCAATTCCTGACCCTCCTGATCTTCCTCCTGAAAGTCAGGGTTGGATAAGCAGTCCAGATGAAGCTGTGGAGGTCCCAGCCCCTCACTCTACTCCCTACCTTACTCTTCCCCTGTGCCTATTCAATCTGAACCCTACTCCCACCCCCCAGCCTTTGTCCCTATTGGGTTGGCACTGCTAGGACCAGCCTCAGTGGGTTAAGCATCTGGTATGTTCCAGTGTAACTTACCTAGAAACTAGGCCTGACATTAGAGGCAGAGGGCTTGGGAGATGGGTTTGCTCACCCTTGGTGCCTGCTGTGGGCTTGAGAGCTAGCCTGTGCCCTACCCTCCAGGACGACACTATCTCCATCAACCACAACTGGGTCAATGGATGCAACCTGTTCAACATGTGGCACTTCCTGCAGCAGGAGCTCCAGGCTGTGCAAAGGGAGATAAGCGAGTGGAAGGACTCCATGCCCAACTGGCACCACCACTGCCAGGTAAGTGGGTGGTCaaaaagggcagggcagggcagagcagagggCACCAATTACATATGCTGTCTGAGCCTAGGTGCCAGAGCAGACATCCAGGCCCCAATGCATGACTCAGACTGAACTGATCCTTGGTTGTCATGTTGGCCTCAGTATCTCTGTCTCATGGTTCCTgcctttgtctttttaaaatttttttttgctagtcctgggcttggactcagggcctgagcactgtccctggcttctttttgctcaaggctagcactctaccacttgagctgtagtgccacttcgggccttttctgtttatgtggtgctaaggaatcgaacccagggcttcatgcatgctaggcaagaactctgccatgtagccacatcccagccccctcccccccaccttagTCTGTAAGGACAGCTTGTGTTGGGATCCTTTGTGAACTAGGGCTAAGTCCATGGCTCTAAACCACAAGGCTCACTGGCCTCTCCTCTCTGTCCAGGTCATTATGAAATCCTGCTCTGGGATCAATTTCGAAGAATTTTACCACTTTCTGAAGATCATTGCTGAGAAGAGGCTCCTTGCCCTAGGGCAGGGGCCAGAGGAGGTTTTCAGGACCTGCACAGGCCTAGGGCTGGGCTACCAGCAGGCTGCATTTGATGTTAGCCGCCTTGTGGAGGTACTGACATCTGTGATCACACACCCAGACTTCCAGAGAGTAGACACCAGCACATTCTCACCACAGCCAGAGGAGCTGCTTGGGCAACTGAAAGATGCTATGGCTGCTGCTGAGGCCCTTTAGGGCCTATGGGAGGTTACAGCACTGGGAGGCACCAATGAAAAGCAGTCTTCTGCCTCTTGAGTCCTTCAAGAAGTACAGGCTTTCCCCCCTGCTCTCTTTTGTGGCTTAGGATATGCCTCTGGTAAGCAATCATCACCACTCCTCCTGGGTGATCTGACAGTCCTGGCCCTAGATCTCAGAGGAGGTTTAGGTAGCATGGGATCTGAACCCATTGAGATTTTTGGAGATGTAGGGAAGTGTCTGTTTATCTGGCCTGCTACAAGCCTGACAAAGACTTTATGTGGTGTTTGCCTCAGGGCCTCCAGGCTCTGCTTGGGTCAGGAGGAATTGAGCAGTGTATGACAGATAGAAGCTGGCTTTATAAGATGGATCTTGTTTACCTGCATGTGGAGGCACTAGGAGGGCTAGATGGCTGATCAGGGCCCCAGGATGAAGCAGAGGGTACAGAAGAAAACCTTCCCCTGAGCAACCTGGGCTCCTATCCCCTGCCCAGCTACCTTGGTAGGAGCAGAGACAAACACAACAAAGGCTGGGGGAACACCCCATTGTTGACCACCTCTCCCCATCCAGAAGGTTGTCCAGCCCTGGAAAGGGAAAGCCTGCTCTACTGGCTATATCTGTGTTTGGCAGGTACTCGGAATCTGTGGTGACAAGTAAGCCATTCCGTAAGCAGACTACAAGCTCCTATCGCACCTTACATCTTGTACCCATGTGAGAACTAGCTCACAATCCTGATTTGGGCCACTGGGTTGGGGTATAGGTGGGCACATAGGGTGAGTGGTATGGATTCTTATAGGGCTGCTctgattcccagccctctctctagGCACCTTTGACCTCATCCACAATCCTGCCAGGCCCATTGAGTTTTAGATGGGACTGGAGTCTGTCCAACCTCTCCCTTATGCCCCAAAGTTCCCTCAGCTTTTCAGATGGTCTCATCAGAATAGGGAAAGGTAATGTCTGCTTGCCAGGAGGCATATCTCACATCCTGGATGCAACCTACTATGATGTCCAGTGGAACTGGCTGACCCCCAGCTAGAATGGAAGCCCAAGAATGCAGGGACTTGATGTGTCTGATAAATTATGCTAAGTGTTTATAAAGGGGGATATATATAAGTGCCTCAGATGTgtcaaatgaactccaacaaTACCTTCCAGGCTACCTGAGAGCTTGAGCCCCCTGCCAGCGAGACTCCAAGAACAGGTCTTGAGGCTGGAATTGTAGACCTTTTAGCAATTAGAAAAGCCCTGCCCTAACCTACAGCCCTATTGGGCCAGAGCTTCTTGGGGAAAGGGAACTGGAAATGGTCACAGCCCCTCCAGAGGCACTACTACAAGGCCTGGTATTGAGAAAGCATCTTTTCATCCCTATGGTAATCTCCTGGGTGTGGGCTTCCTGCGGAGACACACTGCTGTTTCCAAGATATAGCCAGTTGTTTCCTGTAAGATGGTGCTCACTCTGAGCTGCAGGTACCACACAGATCAGGAGTGGCCAGGCTCTGCAGGTACACAAGAAAGTGGGCATCGGGATCTATCTTCCTgtattagaaataaaattgagggtgagaaaaaattaaaatggcaatGCCTACATATTATTTGCTTGGGCCTGTTCCAAGACATTGTCTCAGTGAGCCCTCAGAAATAAAGGCTACTCGGGTCAGAATGCAAAATTGTCCCATATAGGCCTGCCTTTGAGAACCTGACTTGAGGAGGGATGTCCAGGATCCTGGTTCCCTCCACATTTGGAGACAGTTCACATACATGGTCCAGATACTTAGTGGGGAGGACAACACCACTTACCTGACCCAAAtggttaaaaatttaaaagattaatACATATGTGACAGAGCATGCAGCCACTAGTGAAACACCTTGTTACATCTGTTACCAGTGAAAAGGTGTGTAAATGGAGAGTGAATGAAGATGAATGAAGGAGGCTAAGGAAAAGGATAGAGGGGACAAGTTTGGTTGAGAGACATTGTATGCatacatggaaatgtcacaatgaaactcagAACTAATGTAAGATAATAAGAAATaggataaaatagaaataagtccAACTATATCAGTAATAGCATTAAGTGCAAGGAAAAAACATTAATTCTGCAATCCCCACAGAAGTCACTTGTTTCATTCAAGATACTCAAGGGTAAAGATACACCTAGTATGCACAATGCTCTGGGTTTGCTCTCTATAGCATCACAAAAATTCAAAAGGAACAAATTGGAAGAGGATAGGAATAAGTAAAGAGTTGGTTTTCTGTCAGTGGTTTACACGTGTGGCCTTAACCATGCATGCACCACAAATTGGGGTGGGCAGGggagatcctagggcttgaactctagacctggatgctgtctctgagctcttttgctcaaagctagtgctctacctatttgagccatatctccacttgtaattaattggagataaatgtctcatggactttcttgctcaggctggccttgaaccgtaattctcatatctcagttttAAACTAATTCTAAAAAGTTTAACAAAGCACAATTGGAATTTGCCATGTTCAGAGTATTATGATGAATCCACACATAAATTTGGTGCATTGTATTGAATTACACATGATCTAGACATGATGTAGTATATGGGAAGATGTGcacaggttatatgcaaatatgcCATTTTTTATAAGGGCCTTGAGAATTGACTGTAATCCATGTTGGGTCTTGGGGAAAATCTTGAAGTATTTTAGGATGAAAATGTATCATTTGAAAAAAGTAGAAACCACAGTCAATATTAAATGACActatcaaacaaaaatattttttgttgttattggtggtggtggtgtttggttttgcttttttgttgttggggcggggggggggggggggacagtcaggccctgagttcaagccccaggactggcaaaaaaaagaaatgttctcattacctaacttaagaaattataacccctctgtaaaacaccatagtaataacaataagatTATATTTCAAGAGGtagtaataagaaaaaattgttagTCAGGGCCGGAAAtacggcctagtgatagagtgctcacctcatatacatgaagccctgcgtttgattcctcagtaccacatatatagaaaaagccagaagtggcactgtggctcaagtggtagagtgctagccttgagcaaaaagaagtcagggacagtgctcaggccctgagttcaagccccaggactggcaaaaaaaataattgttagagattatgatattttaaaacaaatgtcaaTATATAAGTAAGCATGAACCAGtacaaattacacacacacacacacacaaattgccaACCTTTATGAAGACAACAGTGGTAGAAATTAAGGTAGAAAGACAATTTACCAAAGGTGTTTTGAGATTTCAGTATCCTATATTCTGTTTTTGAGATGATGGTTTTGCtgtgttgcctaggctggtcCTGAACTTACCGGAGCTCCTACCTCAAcatcccaagtagccaggacttATATATATTGCCAATGTATGTTGCTAATCTCCTGGGACTCAGTAACAAAGTGGAAATCCAAACATAGATTTCCAAACATGACTTATTATTAAAGGGTAGAATTCCAAATGAATATAAGAAAATACACctgggggctggagatgtggcttagtggtagagtgcttgcctagaatgcatgaagccctgagtttaactcctcagtaccacataaacagaaaaagtgccagaagtagcactatgactcaagtggtagagtgctagctttgagccaaagaatctcagatacagtgcccaggccctgagtacaaacctcaggactggcaaaacaagcaaacaacccttgagagcaggtgctggtggctcatgcctgtaatcctagctactcagaagactgagatctgaggattgaaaggatatgtcccagccatcccaggggaccatgcagagataatcacagacaggagaaggaggtttattagtggggccatagcgcccatgggagagggagctacatggcgtctgcatcgtatccaggtggcagcttctctctcagggtggagggggagcaaaggggaagtaggtaggtcttaatagtgagtaggggtggctcattaggtatgggtggatctgggggctaatgggaggagctgaggacccgaggctggggaaatgctaacattcccccatttgttgtttattaatcaCTGGGGACGAGGGAGAGTACTAGGttggagtatgggtggaggttgtttcttctggagctacttcttgTTGTAAAGGGGCAGGGGTCCCTGGTTCGTTGTTTgacctggtaccatccaagaagtatttgtttgacagtttggttggtaaaagtcttcatcatttccacgagaatggttatcagggccaatgggtgtcatgatCTCTTCTGgttacctcctgcagcttgggcatatCAAGGAGTCAATGGGGCTGgagtcttcaggatccagatctgcgctgggcagagcaATGTAAGTGAAacctccagttgcctgtagtaacaggatggccttgaactgcaagtacCCAGGTGGTCTCCTAGgtaagggatgttatcctgttaaaagagacttttgaaatggtcaggcaaaaggctgacaagttcacaggtcCAGTTAACATGagtgacatgggagaacacaccctggtcacaagccaggaaagttccatttggagcataaacccaattgtggctcaTTACAAGGAAGTGGAATAACTGgattgggggcaggaagggagtgtttagggatagtggactggttgggagtaaccattcagaggctgagatatatatacacacacacacacacacacacacacacacacacacatatatatatatatatacacaaatagcaagtaacaaaggcaagaatgcaagtttctgtccaggtatggacattaggtggttaaacaactattcctcttgatctcccagctctaattaattttgaaagggcaagtttaagttgactccatttaagatgagacttcatctcctcttagtcctctccatggttcctcgttgtcaggattgacctcatcctgaaggtctaggtgctcattgcttggatagcttgtcccagttggcattcatggagtttgaactcaaggcctgggcactgtccctgagtacttctgctagaggctagcactctaccactcgagccacagtgctgcttccagaatttggctggttactatgatatgagtctcttgagccaagcttccagtctagctctttgctggttagttggtagatgggagtagagcttacctataacttgttgagaattgaccgaCAAATACTTGCCAAAGTTCTGCattgacaaaactcagtagatgtgttaggagtcttcaaacaacaactgattaATTAGTACTTTAGAGTTCAttgggctatttaaccactagcattgtgccaagaatccaaacttgacacctttttgctatttaccaaaatgcatctagctacaaaatatcattaaaaaaaaacatgtaaaagcCACCAGGTAGGTGCTCACAAAAGTCATCACActatagagaacagcagactgaatgagatccatgtgccatcaaatcatatcatttaaccttaccagcaggtggaaaaaaacacaaatgaataatgatcaagagggcaaagggtcaggacaatgtaaaagtctcagcttcagtggatctgaagtggttgtgtcttccatcccgaatcagcaggcttcattagtcatgtgtgatggaggcaggcaggcgagatgggttggatctgggcgaggctgtagtggcatctctcagagtcccctggatagattgtcacacctcctgctgggttgcatgcaaatttctacacagactggttaaagacatttgaaatctcccagtattccctggttactttctctgagtactctggcttttgtaggctggtgccctactggtttaagcagggtgacaactttaaaaagaccgtagaaggcttgggcctttaaccattttcctagtcacaaaatccacacagaccaaaggccaaccaagtctttTCTCTGCAGCAgtcacaacagtttctgagacatggaggggggaagacaccaatgctacccctgTGCAAATCTGTGACCACCAAACAAAaatctgatgcttttaaccttggagtaagagttACAGACATGTGTACTGCACAGTtgaagtctcagttgcaactctgtcatgataggcctatTATAAACctactctaatcttggggcaggcagagccagggcaggagcactctgggcctgtcagaatcttcacaggaacaccacccaCCAGTGATCCCTAGATTCCTTGagcagtttcccatgcaagagagagagaataaggaatcactagtagtgaaaccaggcagtttgagagCAGACTGTGGGGGCAGCTTCCTATAGCCATGGgccgccacagtccacgcagctagcacacatgtctaCCTGCATCgtttaaagcaaaatatcaatcctgggtcaggaaagtcgaggtcagcagccacatttgcacactcgttccaaaatgactctggtcccttgatcttaaagacgTTATGagggcacaggagagaaaaatggagaagcaaaatcttagtctataccaaagaattgtgaggatcagatgtacacttgacttttagcatagatagacataaagaatagcacactggttttacatcaatgtACTTATACCATGTGATGCATTATTTgattcttttggagtttttcttagacacatttgcttgcacccacgtgatcagtttgggtttaaaacctgtggtttgtttttttttcttttgccttggaGGCTGGTGATTGTAGTCAGGATTGCCTCCTGGCTGTTCATTATGACTCCACCCACAGACTGCAAAGATCAGTCTAACACAAGacttaagttaaaatagtagtcaaaagcaagtaattttgaaaccatgatgccagtttctttttacatattttaccaatagacagacagacagttgtgcacaagctttggggtgcacttggaatttttttttaattggccatgtacgctttctggaattccagtggcaaaatggcattattttgcccatattttagagcctcgtggtcagttagaaaacaaaaacttttccagcaaacaaaaattttcacaggttATACTGTGAGTGTTGTGCACAAATCCAGATAccccaaagaccaccgagactgaGATCAATGCAAAAGGAAAGGTGCTGTTTACAAATGTGCATTGAGGGCAACATGCTCACCAAACACAGCTGAGAGATGAGGGCCTTGAGAAAGGGGATTGCACACTTTTTATACAGGTGAAAAAAACTTTAGGGGCTTCCCATGTTGGAAGCTAGCTCCCCTATTGGTCGACCTTCAGCAATGCCTGATATGTTCAAACTTGATTGATTAGGGGCCATCTGCACATTTCAAAACTGCAACGGTTTATTCTTGGCTAGGTCAGCTTGCCCCCTATCTGTTGTTTAGTCAGTTACTAGGTGGGCCCATAGTTGTGGTTTTCCCAGTAACTGCACTCTCATCTTCTCAGTCAGTTCTAACTCTAACATGGCTGcctctttttcaaaatggaatcactttggtCTTTCATGAGGAaacggagaagccacattttgagaaaccagttcagctccaatggggagctgaagtgggatgctatgaccagagaaagtTCGAGAGATGGGAGAtaggacacgaacagaacacagacatttggcatggcgtaatggtggaagagctggtcagagccttataAGAGTCAGAGCAAGATACCTTCACCTTCGAGTATTTGAATAGCAAGGcggcagttacagagttcaggttggggggcagggttacagggagcttgagtctccacaacCCTGCCCTGCCTCTAGCAATTTGGCACACCTattacctgggggtgggggggggtggagggggggaagaaggggagtgtgggactccacctccaagagtttttggtttatttttttaaccttgatggaaccaagatggcgcttgttaAAGCCAATtgtattgtccaccacgtggtcaatgctagaaaaaatttaggatttagccaacaacaagcagaatttaaccgaatctccaagcttaacaaatatcaataacaagaacagaaaaccttcctttgtgtctttcaaagcagatgttaaacaaacattgggggctgggaatatggcctagtggcaagagtgctcgccttgtatacatgaagccctgggttcgattcctcagcaccacatatatagaaaaaagccagaagtggcgctgtggctcaagtggtagagtgctagccttgagcaaaaagaagccagggacagtgctcaggccctgagtccactccccaggactggcaacaaaaacaaaacaaacaaacattggtacctttggaagctagtaccagcccatcctatatcacaggcaggaaggtgggcaggcagttgagagagagagagagagaattccatgtGCCCGGGTGCTCATAGAAGTtctgtaagtcctgtaaaatatcagaAGTCACAtgtcccatgaaggggccacatggagttccaaatcTAGggttgtaatagggaggtcagatctggccagtgccatcattgactgtggaggcgcgtcagattgactccacctcagattagagcagaagccaacgccatcttcactaagctctcccccaccctatccagggaagttctcctttattatgataagttatataAATTGACCAACTGAGGCCTGAGAGGTTCAAGAGAACCTGTAcactcccatgagtaggtgtatccacctgatatcaaatccatgcgccaattctaactagaatgataggttggtcagaacagatactatgagacagactgtaactctattggccacatGCGTGCGGCcaagcatgctctgtaagtgctgtatcctcattggccacctgcatgtggcaaatttgactgtgatgtttgccttataaccaggctggaagaccACACGTGTGTGAAGTTctggctcccaagtctgggccgcaACCCTGCACACATGGTCGACAGTGAccaaggccggtcagttcacttttcgttcactttttacttccccaataaatccatatttttacttgagactgtctctgagtggtggactcttggagggatgggggataaccctaccctcggaccccattacattgtggttccctctcttggggggaccccatttcaAGGTCAAATTTGATTGTATGAggcttaagattgggctcaaacttgagcagctttcctgaagcattttagactgtcccccacttgatgagtgacaagtggagctgaactagagataccCACCAGGgtcccagtggggctctgttcagttgactcCAACGGTGAGGGAATAAACAGCTAACTGGAGCCGTCACCCACAATTGCTAATTCCTTTGACCTAGCCCTGTGACTTATGGTCCCTGGTAGTGGGGTtggaacttggcaccaagatttcGGTCAGTACGGCGGCCTGGAGGCCTACGGAATATCGGGTCAGTACAGCGCCCGGAAGCCCTACAGAAAATCAGATCTGAGCCCCTggttaatggtcactcaccctggttggaggttcaaatcggTCATTGTTGtagtggatggaagtagagcactcgttcaggagaagttacctcggtggtcctctgtgtgggcttaggacagcagaataggtcctgggGACAGCTTGgatcccccagaaatgggggagcaaatccaccagggaacctatcccgggtttggcaccaatgaaagtgttaggtttttaaagtaggtagccggtaaagaagaacgccacacggtattcaggcaggagagaaagtttattactgaactgctgacCTGTGGcaaagatgatccatggcccg
This window contains:
- the Jmjd4 gene encoding 2-oxoglutarate and iron-dependent oxygenase JMJD4 isoform X1 — its product is MDRETRAFAERHFRSLPGRVLGGGGGGEPARSRVAFIQAPASFSYADFVKGFLLPNLPCVFSSAFTEGWGSRRRWVTPEGKPDFEYLLDKYGDVIVPVANCGVQEYNSNPKECMSFREYISYWKEYIQQGYSSPRGCLYLKDWHLCRESTVEDLEDVFTLPVYFSSDWLNEFWDALDVDDYRFVYAGPKGSWSPFHADIFRSYSWSVNICGRKKWLLFPPGQEEPLRDLHGSLPYDVTAPSLLDAHLYPRLQHSSPPLEVMQEAGEMVFVPSGWHHQVYNLDDTISINHNWVNGCNLFNMWHFLQQELQAVQREISEWKDSMPNWHHHCQVIMKSCSGINFEEFYHFLKIIAEKRLLALGQGPEEVFRTCTGLGLGYQQAAFDVSRLVEVLTSVITHPDFQRVDTSTFSPQPEELLGQLKDAMAAAEAL
- the Jmjd4 gene encoding 2-oxoglutarate and iron-dependent oxygenase JMJD4 isoform X2 yields the protein MDRETRAFAERHFRSLPGRVLGGGGGGEPARSRVAFIQAPASFSYADFVKGFLLPNLPCVFSSAFTEGWGSRRRWVTPEGKPDFEYLLDKYGDVIVPVANCGVQEYNSNPKECMSFREYISYWKEYIQQGYSSPRGCLYLKDWHLCRESTVEDLEDVFTLPVYFSSDWLNEFWDALDVDDYRFVYAGPKGSCWSVNICGRKKWLLFPPGQEEPLRDLHGSLPYDVTAPSLLDAHLYPRLQHSSPPLEVMQEAGEMVFVPSGWHHQVYNLDDTISINHNWVNGCNLFNMWHFLQQELQAVQREISEWKDSMPNWHHHCQVIMKSCSGINFEEFYHFLKIIAEKRLLALGQGPEEVFRTCTGLGLGYQQAAFDVSRLVEVLTSVITHPDFQRVDTSTFSPQPEELLGQLKDAMAAAEAL
- the Jmjd4 gene encoding 2-oxoglutarate and iron-dependent oxygenase JMJD4 isoform X3, which translates into the protein MDRETRAFAERHFRSLPGRVLGGGGGGEPARSRVAFIQAPASFSYADFVKGFLLPNLPCVFSSAFTEGWGSRRRWVTPEGKPDFEYLLDKYGDVIVPVANCGVQEYNSNPKECMSFREYISYWKEYIQQGYSSPRGCLYLKDWHLCSWSVNICGRKKWLLFPPGQEEPLRDLHGSLPYDVTAPSLLDAHLYPRLQHSSPPLEVMQEAGEMVFVPSGWHHQVYNLDDTISINHNWVNGCNLFNMWHFLQQELQAVQREISEWKDSMPNWHHHCQVIMKSCSGINFEEFYHFLKIIAEKRLLALGQGPEEVFRTCTGLGLGYQQAAFDVSRLVEVLTSVITHPDFQRVDTSTFSPQPEELLGQLKDAMAAAEAL